Proteins encoded in a region of the Synechococcus sp. BIOS-U3-1 genome:
- a CDS encoding glycosyltransferase family 2 protein, with protein MNWLPLMVLVWPLWLKRQPEQQSPIWKRRSLILLISLLTARYLHWRITSSLNLSTSLSTGLSLLLLAAEAWLLLSGLLPLWLAWRRFPDRRGTMQQLEEQWQSSDWRPMVDILVPTYGEPLEVLERSLIACCHQNYRNRCVWVLDDSGRDEVKELALRHGCHYRHRPARTHAKAGNLNDGLHHCSGELVAVFDADFIPQRNFLNCCIGFLQDPSVGLLQTPQTFINADPVMRNLGMERWLLPDEESFYRWIEPVRDGWGAVVCAGTAFLARRSAIDSVGGFKEQAISEDFVTGLRLRRKGWKLLYLQQKLSAGLAAETMADFVRQRQRWANGTLQSLRLRDGPLGPGELRFGERMAYLEGVVHWFNNMPRLVLMLMPLSYGLLGTVPILISTNEALRLLLPLWATLLLSIGWINRGSRTALLSELTGWVLTVPLTLTVFTNLMGHIGGFRVTPKHQKRNRGSFSLVLVIPLLGLLLLNLVNLFGLVTTESLDSEILDSRPLGLTWAVINLLSLWIALRACWDPPAQEPAPWQSASLPAELEEGSGQWRPCRITALSEDGVELEVATPMPMGTNIRLLRWTDDVPPLPVVLESSQDNRLALRWQELSDRTRQELILWLFCRPECWPERQAPPEWRAFLALISRLFRLPSRRPFHRCLMPQTPPQ; from the coding sequence TTGAACTGGCTGCCGCTGATGGTGCTGGTGTGGCCCCTTTGGTTGAAAAGACAGCCCGAGCAGCAGAGCCCCATCTGGAAGCGACGCAGCCTGATTCTGCTGATCAGCCTGCTCACCGCCCGCTATCTGCATTGGCGGATCACCAGCAGCCTCAACCTGAGCACGAGCCTCAGCACAGGACTGAGCCTGTTGTTGCTTGCAGCGGAAGCCTGGCTGCTGCTGTCGGGTCTGTTGCCCTTATGGCTGGCCTGGCGTCGCTTCCCCGATCGTCGAGGCACGATGCAGCAGCTGGAAGAACAGTGGCAGAGCAGCGACTGGCGGCCGATGGTTGACATTCTCGTGCCCACCTACGGCGAACCCCTCGAGGTGCTGGAACGCAGCCTGATCGCCTGTTGCCATCAAAACTATCGGAACCGTTGCGTTTGGGTGCTGGATGACAGCGGCCGTGATGAGGTGAAAGAACTGGCTCTTCGGCACGGGTGCCATTACCGCCATCGACCGGCTCGCACCCATGCCAAAGCCGGCAATCTCAATGACGGACTACACCATTGCAGCGGAGAGCTGGTGGCGGTATTCGACGCTGACTTCATTCCGCAGAGAAACTTCCTCAATTGCTGCATCGGCTTTCTCCAGGACCCATCGGTAGGGCTGCTTCAGACCCCGCAGACCTTCATCAATGCCGATCCAGTGATGCGGAACCTGGGCATGGAGCGATGGTTACTGCCCGACGAAGAGAGCTTCTATCGATGGATCGAACCCGTCCGCGACGGTTGGGGCGCAGTGGTTTGCGCCGGCACTGCTTTTCTGGCTCGACGCAGCGCCATTGATTCAGTCGGAGGATTCAAGGAACAGGCGATCTCCGAAGATTTCGTGACGGGGCTTCGGCTACGGCGCAAGGGCTGGAAACTGCTGTATCTCCAACAGAAGCTCAGTGCAGGGCTGGCCGCGGAAACCATGGCCGACTTTGTGCGTCAGCGCCAGCGCTGGGCTAATGGAACACTGCAAAGCCTGCGACTGCGTGACGGACCACTGGGCCCTGGCGAGCTTCGTTTCGGGGAGCGGATGGCCTACCTCGAAGGCGTTGTGCACTGGTTCAACAACATGCCCCGGTTGGTGCTGATGCTGATGCCGCTCAGCTACGGCCTGCTTGGCACCGTTCCCATTCTGATCAGCACCAATGAAGCTCTCCGGCTGCTGTTACCGCTCTGGGCCACACTTCTGCTCAGCATCGGCTGGATCAACCGCGGCTCACGCACAGCCTTGCTGAGCGAACTCACCGGCTGGGTGCTGACGGTGCCGCTAACGCTGACGGTGTTCACCAATCTGATGGGACACATCGGTGGTTTTCGAGTGACACCAAAACACCAGAAACGCAATCGGGGCAGCTTCAGCCTCGTTCTGGTGATCCCTCTGCTGGGACTGCTGCTGCTGAACCTGGTCAACCTGTTTGGACTGGTGACAACGGAATCTCTGGACAGTGAGATCCTCGACTCCAGGCCGCTTGGCCTGACTTGGGCAGTGATCAACTTGCTCAGCCTCTGGATTGCACTGCGCGCCTGCTGGGATCCACCCGCACAGGAACCAGCCCCATGGCAGTCGGCTTCCTTACCAGCAGAGCTGGAAGAAGGCTCCGGACAATGGCGACCCTGTCGAATCACGGCCCTCAGCGAAGACGGTGTGGAGCTGGAGGTGGCCACTCCAATGCCAATGGGAACAAACATCAGGCTTCTTCGCTGGACAGATGACGTTCCGCCATTGCCGGTTGTGCTGGAGAGCAGCCAAGACAATCGACTGGCGCTTCGCTGGCAGGAACTGAGCGACCGAACTCGACAAGAGCTCATCCTCTGGTTGTTCTGCCGGCCTGAGTGCTGGCCGGAACGTCAGGCACCGCCTGAGTGGCGAGCATTCCTCGCCCTGATCAGTCGTCTGTTCAGGCTGCCATCACGACGCCCTTTTCATCGCTGCCTGATGCCACAGACCCCACCGCAATGA
- the dusB gene encoding tRNA dihydrouridine synthase DusB: MVRGLRLNGSSVERVLRCNVLQSPLAGVSDKIFRALVRRWAPDALLFTEMVNATSLELGHGRGKVEELSEEIGPIGVQLFDHRPAAMADAARRAEGAGAFLIDINMGCPVRKIARKGGGSGLIRDPDLACQIVESVASAVGVPVTVKTRLGWCNQAQIEGSHDAAVAWCRQLEDAGATLLTLHGRTREQRFSGSSDWQAIASVKQSLNIPVIANGDVNSPDAALRCLEQTGADGVMVGRGTMGAPWLVGQIDAALSGRTIPLTPGPRERLVLASEQLQALLDSRGDHGLLIARKHMSWTCTGFTGASQFRQKLMRAATPDQALTLLQQQQEQLA, translated from the coding sequence ATGGTCAGGGGTCTGCGGCTGAATGGAAGCAGCGTTGAGCGCGTTCTGCGCTGCAACGTGCTGCAGTCTCCGCTTGCAGGAGTCAGCGACAAAATTTTTCGTGCTCTGGTAAGACGCTGGGCGCCGGATGCTCTGCTGTTCACGGAAATGGTGAACGCCACCAGTCTTGAGCTCGGCCATGGCAGGGGCAAAGTCGAAGAGTTGAGCGAGGAAATCGGACCGATCGGCGTCCAGCTATTCGATCACAGACCGGCGGCGATGGCCGATGCAGCCCGACGAGCCGAGGGCGCCGGTGCCTTCCTGATCGACATCAACATGGGCTGTCCTGTGCGAAAAATCGCGCGCAAAGGTGGTGGTAGCGGCCTCATCCGCGATCCCGATCTGGCCTGCCAGATCGTGGAATCCGTGGCTTCAGCCGTCGGCGTGCCTGTCACCGTGAAGACACGCCTGGGATGGTGCAATCAAGCGCAGATCGAAGGGTCCCACGACGCGGCAGTGGCCTGGTGCAGGCAGCTGGAGGATGCGGGTGCAACGCTGCTGACCTTGCACGGTCGTACTCGGGAACAACGCTTCAGCGGATCCTCAGACTGGCAAGCGATTGCATCGGTCAAGCAGTCACTCAACATCCCGGTGATCGCCAACGGCGATGTCAACAGCCCGGACGCCGCCTTGCGCTGCCTTGAGCAGACCGGTGCTGATGGGGTGATGGTAGGGAGAGGAACCATGGGGGCCCCCTGGCTAGTGGGACAAATCGATGCGGCGTTGAGCGGTCGTACCATTCCCCTCACCCCAGGTCCACGAGAACGCCTGGTGCTGGCCTCTGAACAACTGCAGGCCCTGCTTGACTCGAGGGGCGATCACGGTCTGCTGATCGCACGAAAACACATGAGCTGGACCTGCACAGGGTTCACAGGAGCATCCCAGTTCCGCCAAAAACTGATGCGGGCAGCCACCCCTGATCAGGCACTGACACTGCTTCAACAACAGCAGGAGCAGCTGGCTTGA
- a CDS encoding DUF1823 family protein: MSSHSWSLSRTLLVAILEDRLSDQFVASLVWERLGYLCPESGAGPWLAGPATPATWRESFPEAPPVITSRPASVRLTRSIPKESKQLLKQQLQFSGYRITELYPRRTRRATAVNWLLAWLKSDGELLPEQGALPLLLDAPVDPVRGHPGDPPVE; encoded by the coding sequence ATGTCATCACACTCTTGGAGCCTGAGCCGGACTCTTCTGGTCGCGATCCTCGAAGATCGCCTCAGCGATCAATTCGTGGCGTCGCTGGTTTGGGAGCGATTGGGATATCTCTGCCCTGAGAGTGGGGCGGGACCGTGGCTGGCGGGCCCTGCAACGCCTGCTACCTGGAGAGAATCCTTCCCGGAAGCTCCGCCGGTCATCACGTCGCGGCCCGCTTCGGTTCGTCTGACCCGCTCGATTCCAAAGGAATCCAAACAGCTGCTGAAGCAGCAGCTGCAGTTCAGCGGCTATCGAATCACTGAGCTCTACCCAAGGCGCACTCGTCGCGCTACTGCGGTGAACTGGTTGCTGGCCTGGCTGAAGTCAGATGGTGAGCTGTTGCCAGAACAAGGGGCTCTGCCGCTTTTGCTCGATGCTCCGGTGGATCCGGTGCGTGGGCACCCCGGCGATCCACCGGTGGAATGA
- a CDS encoding L,D-transpeptidase yields MLELIATLVVDLSDQQLTVYDNNHEIVRVIPVSTGKAATPTPTGEAKVVTKYSSVTMHGRGYVAPGVPYAMCITANEMICMHGAPWQEDAGQAFGVPRSHGCIRMPTQQARWLFENTLKGTKVVIQV; encoded by the coding sequence ATGCTCGAACTGATCGCCACCCTGGTGGTGGACCTCTCAGATCAACAGCTCACCGTCTACGACAACAACCATGAGATCGTGCGGGTCATCCCCGTAAGTACTGGAAAGGCAGCTACGCCAACCCCTACGGGTGAAGCCAAGGTGGTGACCAAATACTCCTCCGTGACCATGCATGGCCGTGGCTATGTCGCACCCGGCGTGCCCTATGCGATGTGCATCACCGCCAACGAGATGATTTGCATGCACGGCGCTCCATGGCAGGAAGATGCCGGACAAGCCTTCGGAGTTCCCCGCAGTCATGGCTGCATCCGCATGCCCACGCAACAAGCTCGCTGGCTGTTTGAGAACACGCTCAAGGGCACCAAGGTGGTTATTCAGGTGTGA
- the der gene encoding ribosome biogenesis GTPase Der: protein MARPVVAIIGRPNVGKSTLVNRLCRSREAIVHDQPGVTRDRTYQDGYWGDREFKVVDTGGLVFDDDSEFLPEIREQAALALEEASVAVVIVDGQQGLTASDEAIAEFLRGQRCPTLLAVNKCESPDQGLAMAAEFWSLGLGEPYPISAIHGAGTAEVLDRVLTFLPTKDQEGDQEEPIQMAIIGRPNVGKSSLLNAICGEQRAIVSPIRGTTRDTIDTSIVRENHPWRLVDTAGIRRRRSVNYGPEFFGINRSFKAIERSDVCVLVIDALDGVTEQDQRLAGRIEEDGRACVVVVNKWDAVEKDSHTMTAMEKELRSKLYFLDWAPMLFTSALTGQRVDSIFALAVLAVEQHRRRVTTSVVNEVLKEALSWRSPPTTRGGRQGRVYYGTQVATRPPSFTLFVNDPKLFGDTYRRYVERQIREGLGFDGTPLKLFWRGKQQRDAEKELARQQNHQG, encoded by the coding sequence TTGGCGCGTCCCGTCGTCGCGATCATCGGGCGCCCCAACGTTGGCAAGTCCACGCTTGTGAATCGTCTCTGCCGAAGTCGCGAGGCGATCGTTCACGACCAGCCGGGTGTGACCCGTGATCGCACCTATCAGGATGGCTACTGGGGGGATCGCGAATTCAAGGTGGTCGACACCGGTGGACTGGTGTTCGACGACGACAGTGAGTTTCTGCCTGAAATTCGTGAGCAGGCTGCTCTGGCTCTCGAGGAGGCCAGTGTCGCTGTCGTGATAGTTGACGGTCAGCAAGGTCTTACGGCATCGGATGAAGCCATCGCTGAGTTCCTGCGTGGTCAGCGTTGTCCAACGTTGCTCGCGGTGAACAAGTGCGAGTCACCCGATCAAGGTCTCGCCATGGCGGCGGAGTTCTGGAGCCTTGGCCTGGGAGAGCCCTACCCCATTTCTGCGATCCATGGCGCTGGCACTGCGGAGGTCCTGGACAGGGTGCTGACATTCCTGCCGACGAAGGATCAGGAGGGTGACCAGGAAGAGCCAATTCAAATGGCCATCATTGGTCGCCCGAACGTGGGGAAATCAAGTCTTCTGAATGCCATTTGTGGTGAACAGAGGGCCATCGTGAGTCCGATTCGAGGCACCACACGCGACACGATCGATACCAGCATTGTGCGGGAAAATCATCCCTGGCGCCTGGTCGACACCGCTGGAATCCGGCGGCGCCGCAGTGTTAATTACGGGCCTGAATTCTTCGGAATCAACCGCAGTTTTAAGGCGATTGAGCGCAGTGATGTGTGTGTGCTGGTCATTGATGCGCTGGATGGTGTCACTGAGCAGGATCAACGTTTGGCAGGTCGTATCGAAGAAGACGGTCGGGCTTGTGTGGTCGTTGTCAATAAATGGGATGCCGTGGAGAAGGACAGCCACACCATGACGGCCATGGAGAAGGAGCTGCGTTCCAAGCTGTATTTCCTCGACTGGGCCCCGATGCTGTTCACTTCGGCTCTCACCGGCCAGCGTGTCGACAGCATTTTCGCCTTAGCTGTTCTGGCTGTGGAGCAGCACCGTCGTCGTGTCACCACCTCCGTGGTCAATGAAGTGCTCAAGGAAGCCCTCAGCTGGCGGAGCCCGCCGACAACGAGAGGTGGACGTCAGGGCCGGGTGTACTACGGCACCCAGGTGGCGACCAGGCCCCCGAGTTTCACTCTGTTCGTCAATGACCCCAAGCTTTTTGGGGATACCTATCGACGCTATGTCGAACGTCAGATACGGGAAGGGCTCGGATTTGACGGCACTCCTCTGAAGTTGTTTTGGCGTGGGAAGCAGCAGAGGGACGCCGAAAAGGAGCTGGCCAGGCAGCAGAACCATCAGGGCTGA
- a CDS encoding energy-coupling factor transporter transmembrane component T family protein, with product MDWLRQIPIGQYVDGAGGWLRQLDPRLKLLWVLVFLLTPVLAGPLWRVALVLALLMITLVSGLPARLWWRSLLLVSVLGCAVGLLAMLLPTGDPGASVNLRPPGEIPGLTLTSPSWELIRLGPLQLGSLKLGPLVVDRRSAELGLNSATLIVTVVHSVNLMLLSTPSEELMWSLSWWLAPLARLGVPIDRLSFQLLLALRFLPLVQEELQNLLRSLASRAVNLRQLGFKASFALVLSVGERLLANILLRAEQGAEALLARGGTWLPADSFRPEHLSKGAARSILNGVAAVGLVTVLVLRGRYGAL from the coding sequence ATGGATTGGCTGAGGCAGATTCCGATCGGTCAGTACGTGGATGGAGCCGGTGGATGGCTGCGCCAGCTAGATCCCCGTCTCAAGCTGTTATGGGTCCTGGTGTTTCTGCTCACTCCTGTGTTGGCAGGTCCGCTGTGGCGAGTGGCGCTTGTGCTGGCTCTGTTGATGATCACGTTGGTGAGTGGATTGCCGGCTCGGCTGTGGTGGCGCTCGTTGCTGTTGGTCAGTGTTCTGGGGTGCGCGGTCGGATTGTTGGCCATGTTGCTTCCGACTGGTGATCCCGGAGCCAGCGTGAATCTGCGGCCACCAGGGGAGATTCCAGGTCTCACGCTGACCTCACCCTCCTGGGAGTTGATTCGCCTGGGTCCACTGCAATTGGGGTCCCTGAAGCTCGGCCCGCTTGTGGTCGATCGCCGCTCAGCGGAGCTGGGATTGAACAGCGCCACTCTGATCGTGACCGTTGTCCACAGCGTGAATCTGATGTTGCTGTCCACTCCAAGTGAGGAGTTGATGTGGTCTCTGAGTTGGTGGCTGGCTCCTCTGGCTCGTCTTGGAGTGCCGATTGATCGACTGAGCTTTCAGTTGCTTCTGGCTCTTCGCTTTCTGCCATTGGTCCAGGAGGAGCTCCAGAACCTATTGCGCTCTCTTGCTAGTCGTGCCGTCAACCTGCGTCAGCTCGGTTTCAAAGCCTCCTTCGCTCTCGTGCTTTCAGTGGGTGAGCGTTTGCTTGCCAATATTTTGCTGCGTGCTGAACAGGGCGCTGAAGCACTGCTTGCTCGTGGTGGAACCTGGTTGCCTGCGGATTCATTTCGTCCGGAGCATCTCTCGAAGGGTGCTGCCCGTAGCATTTTGAATGGGGTGGCTGCTGTGGGGCTTGTCACCGTTCTTGTTCTGCGCGGAAGGTACGGTGCTCTCTAA
- a CDS encoding PipX family protein has translation MSAEGYLNHPTFGMLYRVAPAGEGRDVYATLYAQRMFFLVTLQPRGAQFEVIPYLDARHHAELNLARRRRDASEDYGSWKQLFDQTFI, from the coding sequence GTGAGCGCTGAGGGTTATCTCAACCATCCCACCTTTGGGATGCTCTACAGAGTGGCCCCTGCCGGGGAAGGTCGTGATGTGTATGCCACGTTGTATGCCCAGCGCATGTTCTTTCTCGTCACCCTGCAGCCTCGAGGGGCTCAGTTCGAGGTGATTCCTTATTTGGATGCGCGCCACCACGCCGAGCTGAATCTCGCCCGCCGACGTCGGGATGCCTCGGAGGATTACGGCAGCTGGAAGCAGTTGTTCGACCAGACCTTCATCTGA
- a CDS encoding YggS family pyridoxal phosphate-dependent enzyme, with protein MTEIQSRWQQLQQRLPQGVNLLAVSKMQPASAVRELAACGQIDFGESRVQEALPKQEALSDLIDLRWHFIGRLQANKVRAVVKAFSWIHSIDSMALAERSSRIALEEGRYPSVLFQVKLRSDPSKGGWDPQSLKEAWPVLRQLPGLKASGLMTMAPLELDSNERQDLFRDCRDLADELDLSQCSMGMSGDWPQAAAAGATWVRVGSALFGARPPLIPGSE; from the coding sequence GTGACGGAGATTCAGAGCCGCTGGCAGCAACTGCAACAGCGTCTCCCGCAGGGAGTCAATCTGCTTGCTGTGAGCAAGATGCAGCCTGCTTCAGCAGTTCGAGAACTTGCCGCTTGCGGTCAGATTGATTTTGGGGAAAGCCGGGTTCAGGAAGCCTTGCCCAAACAGGAAGCTCTGTCTGACCTCATCGATTTGCGCTGGCATTTCATTGGCCGCCTGCAGGCCAACAAGGTGCGTGCGGTGGTGAAGGCCTTTAGCTGGATTCATTCCATTGACTCGATGGCACTAGCGGAACGTTCATCCCGAATTGCCCTGGAGGAGGGGCGTTACCCCTCCGTGTTGTTTCAGGTGAAGCTGAGGTCAGATCCATCCAAGGGTGGTTGGGACCCACAGTCACTGAAAGAGGCCTGGCCGGTGCTGCGCCAATTGCCGGGCCTGAAGGCCTCAGGGTTGATGACCATGGCCCCGTTGGAACTGGACAGCAATGAGCGTCAGGACCTTTTCAGGGATTGCCGTGATCTGGCAGATGAGCTTGATCTGTCTCAGTGTTCGATGGGAATGAGCGGCGACTGGCCGCAAGCGGCAGCTGCCGGTGCGACCTGGGTGCGAGTGGGATCGGCCCTGTTTGGTGCCCGGCCGCCGCTGATTCCCGGATCGGAATGA
- a CDS encoding cell division protein SepF, which yields MSLISRLRAVVAGDDYLDGDYDELDYDTGEQEDSMQGMSSVNTSALAPLDASNPFEMDQSFTGSNVIGMPGISSGTAEVSLMEPRSFDEMPRAIQALRERKTVILNLTMMEPDQAQRAVDFVAGGTFAIDGHQERVGESIFLFAPSCVTVTNASQDESTTPTVVTRDVEQASAESSVAPAPAWSVSDAAAL from the coding sequence GTGTCGTTGATTTCTCGCCTTCGCGCGGTCGTTGCTGGTGATGATTACCTGGACGGCGATTATGACGAGCTCGATTACGACACCGGTGAGCAAGAAGACAGCATGCAGGGCATGTCGTCTGTGAATACCAGTGCTCTGGCTCCTCTGGATGCATCCAATCCTTTTGAGATGGACCAGAGTTTCACGGGCTCCAATGTGATCGGCATGCCTGGAATCAGTTCCGGCACTGCAGAGGTTTCACTAATGGAACCCCGCAGCTTTGATGAAATGCCAAGAGCCATTCAGGCATTGCGTGAACGCAAAACCGTGATTCTTAACCTCACGATGATGGAGCCGGACCAGGCTCAAAGAGCGGTTGACTTTGTTGCTGGTGGAACTTTTGCCATCGATGGTCATCAAGAGCGTGTTGGAGAGAGCATTTTCTTGTTCGCCCCGAGTTGCGTCACCGTGACGAATGCCAGTCAGGACGAAAGCACTACTCCTACTGTTGTAACCAGGGATGTTGAACAAGCTTCGGCTGAGAGCAGTGTTGCTCCTGCACCGGCTTGGTCTGTTTCGGATGCTGCCGCTCTTTGA
- the proC gene encoding pyrroline-5-carboxylate reductase, which translates to MTFSLGVIGLGRMAQALIFPLIERGKLLPADVIGVVGSQASVSRLIPDLPNGLTVVPASDPRAVSAWNASVQLLAVKPQQLDAVAECVGPAQSDQPPLLISVLAGVTLERLQNQFPGRACVRAVPNTPCLVGEGLCGLAWGEGITAQQRQWVKAAFDPVSEVLELPESRLDAFLALTSSGPAYVALVAEAMADGAVAAGLPRELAHRLAHRTLAGTAALLDQQQLHPALLKDMVASPGGTTMAALRTLESAGVRTALIEAVVAAAEHGRALR; encoded by the coding sequence GTGACCTTTTCGCTTGGTGTGATTGGCTTGGGTCGGATGGCTCAGGCCCTGATCTTTCCTCTGATTGAAAGAGGCAAACTGCTTCCAGCTGATGTCATCGGGGTTGTCGGTAGTCAAGCGTCCGTCTCCCGGTTAATTCCTGATTTGCCCAATGGCTTGACTGTTGTTCCAGCATCTGACCCCAGGGCAGTCTCGGCCTGGAATGCTTCGGTTCAGTTGCTGGCCGTGAAGCCCCAGCAGCTTGATGCTGTGGCCGAGTGTGTTGGGCCAGCTCAATCCGACCAGCCGCCGCTGCTGATCTCCGTGTTGGCGGGTGTCACCCTGGAGCGTCTTCAGAATCAATTCCCAGGACGTGCGTGCGTCCGTGCAGTGCCCAATACTCCTTGTTTGGTGGGTGAAGGGTTGTGTGGGTTGGCATGGGGAGAGGGCATCACGGCCCAGCAGCGTCAGTGGGTGAAGGCGGCTTTCGATCCTGTCAGCGAGGTTCTTGAGTTGCCGGAATCCAGGCTTGATGCGTTTCTTGCTCTCACCTCCTCAGGCCCTGCCTATGTGGCCTTGGTTGCCGAGGCCATGGCTGATGGTGCAGTGGCCGCAGGTTTGCCGCGTGAGCTAGCCCACCGGCTCGCTCATCGAACATTGGCTGGAACTGCCGCACTTCTCGATCAGCAGCAACTCCATCCAGCTCTGCTCAAGGATATGGTCGCCTCTCCTGGCGGTACGACCATGGCAGCACTTCGCACATTGGAGAGTGCCGGTGTGCGGACAGCCTTGATCGAAGCGGTGGTTGCTGCCGCTGAACATGGACGAGCTTTGCGCTAG
- a CDS encoding glycosyltransferase family 4 protein — MTHIAWLGKKTPFCGNVTYGLSTTEALKARGHQTSFIHFDNPKAPGSSTSLLANDPDVSLPYLVKSQVYTIPSPGAQRELRESLERLQPDLVHASLTLSPLDFRLPELCQQLGVPLVATFHPPFDASLRNLTAGTQQLTYQLYAPALSKYDRVIVFSDLQAEFLARLGVREDRLAVIPNGVDTNQWRPSEPQTQPGITPAAGSAMHQVRSRLGQERIVLYMGRVATEKNVEALLQSWRLVPMEGCRLVIVGEGPLRSTLQNSYDEGVLWWGYEADLATRIALMQCAEVFVLPSLVEGLSLALLEAMASGCACVATDAGADGEVLAGGAGIVMSTLGVTSQLRTLLPVLRDQPVLTRELGRQARERVLEKYTISRNIDALEQLYGDLVRRAPLAA, encoded by the coding sequence GTGACGCATATTGCCTGGCTGGGCAAAAAAACTCCGTTCTGCGGCAATGTCACCTATGGGCTGAGCACAACGGAGGCCCTGAAGGCACGGGGGCATCAGACCAGTTTCATCCACTTCGATAACCCGAAGGCACCTGGCAGCAGCACATCGCTTCTGGCCAATGATCCCGATGTCAGCCTTCCCTATCTGGTCAAATCGCAGGTCTACACAATCCCCTCACCAGGAGCCCAGCGTGAGTTGCGGGAATCGCTGGAACGCCTGCAACCCGATCTGGTGCATGCGAGCCTCACGCTGTCGCCGCTGGATTTCCGACTTCCGGAGCTTTGTCAGCAGTTGGGGGTCCCCCTGGTGGCCACCTTCCACCCTCCCTTCGACGCCAGCCTTCGCAACCTGACGGCAGGCACACAGCAACTCACCTATCAGCTCTACGCACCTGCGCTCTCGAAGTACGACCGGGTGATCGTGTTTTCAGATTTACAAGCTGAATTCCTGGCGCGTCTCGGCGTGCGCGAAGACCGTTTAGCCGTGATCCCAAACGGGGTTGACACCAACCAATGGCGTCCTTCAGAGCCACAGACACAGCCTGGCATCACACCGGCAGCCGGCAGCGCAATGCATCAGGTGCGCTCCCGTCTTGGTCAGGAGCGCATCGTCCTTTACATGGGGCGAGTCGCCACCGAAAAAAACGTGGAGGCTCTTCTGCAGTCCTGGCGCCTGGTGCCAATGGAGGGATGTCGTCTAGTGATTGTAGGCGAGGGGCCTCTGCGCAGCACTCTGCAAAACAGTTACGACGAAGGCGTCCTTTGGTGGGGCTATGAAGCAGATCTGGCCACGCGCATTGCCTTAATGCAATGCGCCGAAGTGTTCGTGCTGCCCTCTCTCGTGGAGGGGCTGTCACTCGCCCTGCTTGAAGCCATGGCTAGTGGCTGTGCCTGTGTGGCCACCGATGCTGGCGCCGATGGAGAAGTGCTCGCCGGCGGGGCGGGGATTGTGATGAGCACCCTGGGGGTCACCAGCCAACTGCGCACCTTGCTTCCGGTGCTGCGTGATCAACCTGTGTTGACGCGTGAACTCGGTCGACAGGCTCGAGAAAGAGTGTTGGAGAAATACACGATCAGCCGCAATATTGACGCCCTCGAGCAGTTGTATGGCGACCTGGTGCGCAGAGCTCCGCTGGCGGCCTGA